One segment of Niabella beijingensis DNA contains the following:
- a CDS encoding acyltransferase, which yields MRDQFFKHVLADVQSSNIGEQTSIWQFVVILKNAVIGSNCNISCFVFVENDVIIGNNVTVKSGVQLWDGLRIEDDVFIGPNVAFTNDLVPRSKRYPGKFLETHIKKGASIGANATIIAGCSIGRYALIGAGSVVTNTVEDYYVYYGNPARHSGYVTKEGVLVALDFKDEEQNFYVFAETGELVKVQKQ from the coding sequence ATGAGGGATCAGTTTTTTAAACACGTGCTGGCTGACGTTCAGTCCTCAAATATTGGTGAACAGACATCTATCTGGCAATTTGTGGTAATCTTGAAAAATGCAGTAATTGGTAGTAATTGTAATATCAGCTGTTTTGTATTTGTTGAGAATGACGTGATAATAGGCAATAATGTTACGGTGAAATCGGGTGTTCAGCTTTGGGATGGACTCAGAATTGAGGATGATGTTTTCATTGGCCCGAACGTTGCGTTCACAAACGATCTGGTGCCACGGTCGAAGCGTTATCCGGGGAAGTTTTTGGAAACGCATATTAAGAAGGGCGCTTCTATCGGTGCAAATGCAACCATCATCGCGGGGTGTTCAATCGGACGTTATGCGCTGATTGGGGCCGGCAGTGTAGTAACCAATACTGTTGAGGATTATTATGTTTACTATGGGAACCCCGCCCGGCACAGCGGATATGTCACAAAAGAAGGAGTATTGGTAGCTCTTGATTTTAAAGACGAGGAACAGAATTTTTATGTTTTCGCCGAAACAGGGGAGCTGGTAAAAGTGCAGAAGCAATGA
- a CDS encoding DegT/DnrJ/EryC1/StrS family aminotransferase, with amino-acid sequence MIKFLDLQKINLVRQEEIEQRLLDTFRSGWYLQGKELRTFESALAAYIGVDHAIGVASGLDALRLILRGYIELGVIHEGDEIIVPANTYIASILAITDNRLKPVLVEPESATYNIDFEKIEMAVSARTKAIMVVHLYGRCAWSEKLVQLADKYDLKIIEDSAQAIGACWCNRRTGGLGDAAGFSFYPGKNLGALGDGGAVLTNDLQLKEIVSSLANYGASEKYIHRFKGINSRLSELQATVLNVKLKYLDEENAQRREIAHRYSAGIENTSILLPEEPADSLEHVWHLFVIRSAARYKLQDHLRDHHIQTLIHYPVPPHKQEAYQEWNDLHLPLSEQIHQQVLSLPISPVMTTEETEKVIAAVNSFRAVQ; translated from the coding sequence ATGATAAAATTCCTGGATCTGCAGAAAATCAACCTGGTTCGTCAGGAGGAGATCGAGCAGCGGTTGCTTGATACATTCCGAAGCGGATGGTACCTGCAGGGAAAAGAACTAAGAACATTCGAGTCGGCATTGGCTGCATACATTGGAGTTGACCATGCTATTGGAGTAGCTAGTGGTCTGGATGCACTCCGGCTGATCCTGCGGGGATATATCGAGTTGGGCGTCATACATGAAGGGGATGAGATAATCGTTCCGGCAAATACTTATATTGCCAGTATCCTGGCGATTACGGATAACCGGTTAAAACCGGTGCTAGTAGAGCCGGAGTCTGCGACCTATAACATCGATTTTGAGAAAATAGAAATGGCCGTAAGTGCCAGGACCAAAGCGATCATGGTTGTTCATCTTTACGGACGCTGTGCATGGTCGGAGAAATTAGTGCAGCTGGCAGATAAATATGATCTTAAAATTATTGAAGACAGTGCACAGGCAATTGGAGCCTGCTGGTGTAACAGAAGAACCGGGGGACTGGGTGATGCCGCGGGTTTTAGCTTTTATCCCGGCAAGAATCTCGGTGCTTTGGGAGATGGAGGAGCTGTTTTAACCAATGACCTGCAACTGAAAGAGATCGTTAGCTCCCTGGCAAACTATGGCGCTTCTGAAAAATATATACACAGGTTTAAAGGAATAAACTCCCGGTTGAGCGAACTGCAGGCTACCGTTTTGAATGTAAAGTTAAAATATCTTGATGAGGAGAATGCGCAACGCAGGGAGATCGCACATCGTTATAGTGCCGGAATAGAAAATACCAGCATACTGCTGCCCGAAGAACCGGCAGACAGTTTGGAGCATGTCTGGCACTTATTTGTGATCCGTTCTGCAGCACGTTACAAACTCCAGGATCATCTCCGGGACCACCATATTCAAACATTGATTCATTACCCGGTTCCTCCTCATAAACAAGAGGCATATCAGGAATGGAACGATCTGCATTTGCCATTATCTGAACAGATACACCAGCAAGTACTTAGTTTGCCAATTAGTCCTGTAATGACAACAGAAGAAACAGAAAAGGTCATTGCGGCAGTCAATAGCTTTCGGGCAGTTCAATGA
- a CDS encoding O-antigen translocase, whose translation MKLIKTSLFTSVSQSIGILGGLVSVKVITSQVGPQGMAYTGQFINATALLSLFAGGAMSTGVVKYLAEYTGDRQRQQTVIQTAFWITIICSLGTGAAVLFFAPSLSASTFRTPEYGVAYIFWALLLVFTNLSVLMSSILNGIKQIRFLTLANILGTVAGVGITILFAKKYQVLGVLIAPSVTAVLLFLVHLYFLNRHRWFSLGEILKFQLNRTMVKLLLSFTLMVTVSGFLTPYIQLFIRNKIIGELGFSDAGYWQAVTRISDYYLGFVIAVLSVYYLPRLSEAKGREELRAEIWTGYKVILPAVMIMALVIWLCRFFIIRVLMTEDFLPAARLFGAQFIADIFKIGSWLLAYLMVAKTMKYTFMLTEIIFTVCYGGLSIVLIKQFGLPGVVYAFLITYLLYWILMYVLMRKYKYL comes from the coding sequence ATGAAACTTATAAAAACAAGTTTATTTACTTCGGTATCACAAAGCATCGGTATTCTGGGCGGTTTAGTGAGCGTAAAAGTGATCACCTCCCAGGTCGGGCCACAAGGCATGGCTTACACGGGCCAGTTTATAAATGCAACAGCTTTATTATCGCTTTTTGCGGGTGGGGCTATGTCCACCGGTGTGGTAAAATACCTGGCTGAATATACCGGCGATCGCCAGCGGCAGCAGACCGTGATACAGACGGCGTTTTGGATCACCATTATATGTTCGCTGGGTACTGGTGCAGCCGTACTTTTTTTTGCCCCTTCTTTATCCGCCAGCACATTTCGCACCCCGGAGTATGGGGTGGCATATATTTTTTGGGCATTGCTTCTGGTTTTCACAAATCTTTCCGTTTTAATGTCGAGTATCCTCAATGGAATAAAACAAATTCGTTTTTTGACGTTGGCGAACATTTTAGGCACTGTTGCAGGCGTGGGAATAACAATTTTGTTTGCAAAAAAATACCAGGTGCTTGGTGTGCTGATTGCCCCCAGTGTTACTGCAGTGCTGCTGTTTTTGGTACATCTCTATTTTCTGAATCGGCACCGGTGGTTCTCTTTGGGTGAGATTCTGAAATTCCAACTGAATCGGACCATGGTTAAGCTGCTGCTGTCCTTTACACTGATGGTAACTGTCTCTGGTTTTTTAACTCCTTACATCCAGTTGTTTATCCGTAATAAAATTATCGGGGAGCTGGGATTCAGCGATGCCGGGTACTGGCAGGCTGTTACCCGGATCTCAGATTATTACCTTGGGTTTGTAATTGCCGTGTTATCTGTTTATTACCTGCCCCGTTTATCAGAAGCAAAAGGGCGAGAGGAGCTACGAGCTGAAATCTGGACTGGATATAAAGTGATACTTCCCGCGGTTATGATTATGGCTCTTGTAATTTGGCTCTGCCGGTTTTTTATTATCCGGGTGTTGATGACGGAAGACTTTTTGCCTGCAGCAAGATTGTTTGGTGCTCAGTTTATAGCGGATATCTTTAAAATAGGATCCTGGCTTTTGGCGTATCTGATGGTAGCTAAGACAATGAAATATACATTTATGCTTACGGAGATCATTTTCACGGTCTGTTATGGGGGGCTATCCATTGTTCTGATAAAGCAGTTTGGTTTGCCGGGGGTGGTCTATGCATTTTTGATTACATACCTCCTTTATTGGATACTGATGTATGTGCTTATGCGGAAATATAAATACCTGTGA
- a CDS encoding glycosyltransferase family 2 protein, with the protein MTPVDVKIDIVCLNWNYSRYIPFFLECLSNQTDKNFRLLFCDNASTDDSIPVFESEISKYNFPRVLIRRTEPYGVSANLNHVLRNYPVAFYCMIISVDDWLKPMAIENRMGFFNKHADTDVLLSHPLFFFEDTTTYQETAFDQHLLTGDVFSRLILGNFLSAPGSVWRLSVLKDLDFFDENLAFEDWDMWLRCIKNKKKIRIADDQQVVYRRHGNSFSARLDLKNFYNYKQTLDKYDDHPNYRKSLNRRKIDTLYYLYTHLGDFSEKEAREYLKVLQAPSVAVILWRVKILLKLRLRKTTFKNIRTSLFAV; encoded by the coding sequence GTGACGCCGGTTGATGTAAAAATCGATATTGTTTGTTTGAACTGGAACTACAGTCGCTACATTCCCTTTTTTTTGGAATGTTTGTCAAATCAGACAGACAAAAACTTCAGGCTTTTGTTTTGTGATAATGCCTCTACTGACGACAGCATTCCTGTTTTTGAATCGGAGATCAGCAAGTATAATTTTCCCCGCGTACTTATCCGGCGGACGGAGCCGTACGGGGTCTCAGCGAATTTAAATCACGTATTAAGGAATTATCCGGTGGCTTTCTATTGCATGATCATATCAGTGGATGACTGGCTGAAACCAATGGCTATCGAAAACCGGATGGGCTTTTTTAATAAACATGCTGATACCGACGTATTGCTAAGTCATCCACTTTTCTTTTTTGAGGATACGACGACTTATCAAGAAACCGCTTTTGATCAACATTTATTGACGGGTGATGTATTTTCGCGCCTGATCCTGGGAAATTTTTTAAGTGCTCCGGGAAGTGTCTGGCGGCTATCGGTACTAAAAGATCTCGACTTTTTTGATGAGAATTTGGCCTTTGAAGATTGGGATATGTGGCTTCGTTGTATAAAGAATAAGAAAAAGATACGTATAGCCGACGATCAACAGGTCGTATACCGGCGTCACGGCAATAGCTTTTCAGCACGCCTTGATTTGAAGAACTTTTATAATTATAAGCAAACGCTGGACAAATACGACGATCATCCCAATTACCGGAAATCATTGAATCGTCGGAAAATTGATACACTTTATTATCTCTATACCCATTTGGGTGACTTTTCCGAAAAGGAAGCGAGGGAATATCTGAAAGTGTTGCAGGCTCCCTCGGTAGCTGTTATATTATGGAGGGTAAAAATTCTTTTGAAGTTGAGGCTTCGGAAAACAACATTTAAAAATATCCGTACATCGCTCTTTGCGGTGTGA
- a CDS encoding lipid II flippase MurJ, producing MKSKQGYFRLSVLVIVNLAMQFIFQWYTIVLLGAGAETDAFFGAMTLPTMILSMLSSSLSMVLVPVFSEFDREKDLSVAWDFFCAIGLVFIALGIILFSLSSYWVTYLLPGFKDEKQILAVSLTKIQLIGMVMSALLSIVWAAHASRNKFVFVETTAILANMLALLALFLFKTKIDIYLISWISIFRITLQVIFLSGVLGKPRIPNFKTDTFKVVWKRLRPLLMGNLYYKTDPIVDKYFLSQSQTGRLTIFNLAQQIYAVGNMIFIKVFVNTMVPKIAVARKNDDLSAAKKIYYTRLWLLLAMTIICSLLILLFGRFFLSIAFKYKNFSADHVYSLWNTLLLLSGLWIGGVLGSVTSSTFYSLGDTVTPTRIGAICFTLFIPLKIFVYYKFGFWGLGVAISSYYMFSFAIQAFYLTKRFRIYDK from the coding sequence TTGAAAAGTAAGCAAGGGTATTTCCGGCTTAGTGTTTTGGTTATTGTAAATCTTGCAATGCAATTTATTTTTCAATGGTATACGATCGTTTTGTTAGGAGCTGGCGCTGAAACAGATGCTTTTTTTGGAGCAATGACATTACCAACGATGATATTGAGTATGCTGAGTAGCTCCTTAAGCATGGTGCTTGTTCCCGTTTTTTCGGAATTTGATAGGGAAAAAGATTTAAGTGTGGCCTGGGATTTCTTTTGTGCCATCGGGTTGGTATTTATTGCATTAGGAATAATCCTTTTTAGCTTATCTTCCTATTGGGTAACCTATCTTTTGCCGGGGTTTAAGGATGAAAAACAGATCTTGGCAGTTAGTCTGACTAAAATACAGCTCATTGGGATGGTAATGTCAGCCTTACTTAGTATCGTTTGGGCGGCACATGCATCCAGAAATAAGTTTGTTTTTGTTGAAACCACTGCGATTCTTGCTAACATGTTAGCACTGCTTGCGCTATTCCTATTTAAAACAAAGATTGATATCTATCTAATCTCATGGATCAGTATCTTCCGAATAACGTTGCAGGTGATTTTTTTATCAGGCGTCCTTGGTAAACCCAGGATTCCCAATTTTAAAACAGATACTTTTAAGGTTGTATGGAAAAGGCTTCGGCCTTTATTAATGGGTAATTTATATTATAAAACGGATCCTATTGTTGATAAGTACTTTTTATCACAGTCGCAAACCGGGCGGCTTACTATTTTTAATTTGGCACAGCAAATCTACGCTGTCGGAAATATGATATTCATAAAAGTATTTGTAAATACGATGGTGCCTAAAATAGCTGTTGCCCGTAAAAATGATGACTTGAGCGCTGCCAAAAAAATTTATTATACAAGGCTATGGCTTTTATTAGCGATGACGATCATCTGTTCGTTGCTGATCTTGCTTTTCGGCCGTTTTTTTCTTTCAATAGCCTTTAAGTATAAAAACTTTTCAGCGGATCATGTATATTCGCTATGGAACACCTTATTGCTTTTGAGCGGACTTTGGATTGGAGGCGTGTTGGGAAGCGTAACCTCTTCTACATTTTACTCGTTGGGGGATACTGTTACACCAACAAGAATTGGGGCTATTTGCTTTACTTTGTTTATTCCCTTAAAGATTTTTGTGTACTATAAATTTGGCTTTTGGGGATTAGGAGTGGCTATTTCTTCTTACTATATGTTTAGTTTTGCAATTCAAGCTTTTTATTTAACAAAGAGATTTAGAATTTATGATAAATGA
- a CDS encoding class I SAM-dependent methyltransferase has product MINDKHNIIETIESRTFVVLDVGCGPGKKKPEWIGIDALDFEGVDIVGNIYEIVTHFPDKSVDEIHSYHFFEHIPDIVTLLQEFQRILKNGGVIKTVVPHFSNAYFYSDYTHKHFFGLYSMSYLVKDNLFRRRVPNYQVHIDLTLDAVHLRFSSPFLITRMFRKFYEVVINSSNLFKEIYEDSWSRNFPCYEIEYIMKK; this is encoded by the coding sequence ATGATAAATGATAAACACAATATAATTGAAACAATTGAATCACGGACATTTGTGGTGCTTGATGTTGGATGTGGACCAGGTAAGAAGAAACCGGAATGGATTGGAATAGATGCCTTGGATTTTGAAGGAGTTGATATTGTAGGAAACATCTATGAAATTGTAACTCATTTTCCTGATAAATCGGTTGACGAAATTCACTCGTATCATTTTTTTGAACACATTCCGGATATCGTAACTTTGTTACAGGAATTTCAGCGTATATTAAAAAATGGTGGCGTTATTAAGACTGTGGTTCCCCACTTTTCGAATGCTTATTTCTACTCTGACTATACCCATAAGCATTTCTTTGGATTATATTCAATGTCATATTTGGTCAAGGACAACTTGTTTCGGCGGAGGGTTCCCAATTATCAGGTTCATATTGACCTGACGTTAGACGCGGTTCATCTTCGGTTCTCTTCTCCGTTTTTAATAACAAGAATGTTTAGAAAATTTTATGAAGTTGTAATTAACAGCAGTAATTTGTTTAAAGAAATTTATGAAGATAGTTGGTCAAGGAATTTTCCCTGTTATGAAATTGAGTACATAATGAAAAAATAA
- a CDS encoding glycosyltransferase family 2 protein, which produces MIEEGMPSVCIMIPTYNQSKYISLGIESALRQDYTNISVVIADDCSTDDTKEVVQKYLADSRVKYWRNDRNLGRLANYRNLLYNLTSADWVVNLDGDDYYTNPSFVSNAIKRIVKEGTAENVLFYQAAHIVKFPDKLEYPKYCFSGEEIILTGSVYVFGPVSRQNFSHMSIIYNRKKAIESGFYEMNISSADIYSIYKSCINNPNDTVIVAKEISGIWVKHGQNISSNLRFFDQFKNYGLYVNLSLLAIKKGIGITKVAGWLFNRTMSYWKGYASKLMQRRRVQQ; this is translated from the coding sequence ATGATTGAAGAGGGTATGCCCTCTGTTTGTATAATGATACCTACGTACAACCAGAGCAAATATATTTCCCTGGGTATCGAAAGCGCGCTTCGGCAAGATTACACTAATATTAGTGTTGTGATCGCAGATGATTGTTCAACGGATGATACAAAAGAGGTTGTTCAGAAATATCTGGCAGATTCCCGGGTTAAATATTGGAGAAACGATAGGAATCTAGGGAGACTTGCAAACTACCGGAACTTGCTATATAATCTGACAAGTGCTGATTGGGTCGTGAATTTAGACGGTGATGACTATTACACCAATCCGTCTTTTGTATCCAATGCGATCAAGAGAATTGTTAAGGAAGGTACTGCTGAAAACGTGTTATTTTATCAGGCTGCACATATAGTTAAGTTCCCGGATAAACTGGAATACCCGAAATATTGTTTTTCGGGAGAGGAAATTATTTTAACCGGTAGCGTCTATGTGTTCGGCCCGGTTTCACGGCAAAACTTTTCTCATATGTCGATTATTTATAATAGGAAAAAGGCGATCGAAAGTGGATTTTATGAGATGAATATCAGCTCAGCTGATATTTACTCTATATACAAAAGTTGTATAAACAACCCGAATGACACTGTAATAGTCGCTAAAGAAATATCCGGAATCTGGGTAAAGCATGGACAGAATATTTCTTCAAACCTGCGATTTTTTGACCAGTTTAAGAATTACGGATTGTATGTGAACCTATCGTTACTGGCAATAAAAAAAGGAATTGGGATTACTAAAGTAGCCGGTTGGCTTTTTAATCGAACTATGAGTTATTGGAAAGGGTATGCTTCTAAGCTGATGCAACGAAGACGGGTTCAACAATAA
- the asnB gene encoding asparagine synthase (glutamine-hydrolyzing), which yields MSNNTYYSMCGFSGFIDYTCSLTEEDIIKSTKTLRHRGPDGFGYEFISTDQCHIGLGHTRLSIIDLSNNAGQPMWYRSYCIVFNGEIYNFKEIKERLTLKGHVFNTTSDTEVILHAYEEWDANMLHEFIGMFSIVIYDKEKHQLFIARDRAGVKPLYYSVDDKGLLFGSELKSLMSHSRYVRAINIDALALYLQYGYIPAPHSIFKKTYKLKPGHYIEYNISDKKLNEKQYWNVYDCYNQPELKIEFEEAKNETRHILKKAFQLRMVSDVPVGVFLSGGFDSTCVTALLQHDSTERLKTFTIGMTDQNLNEAPYAKEIAHYLGTDHTEMYCTEQEALNIIPDLPFYYDEPFGDSSAIPTILVSKIAAKDVKVALSADGGDEIFAGYTRYIYAENSMRYAIKTPSFLKKIASSVMDRLPPEYIPGGNKIERFPLRYNKAKELLKLKPVAKEIMDFATKNIDWESTKTLFKDDVRLVNTFFDSTELKGERFSLFPYMMAMDYQTYLVDDILQKVDRATMSVGLEGREPFLDQHIIEWAARLPLEYKYKSGIQKHILKEIAYDLVPKELLDRPKSGFSIPLGKWMHGFLKDKVDYYFSDTFIKKQGIFEPENLKALLSDFYNKRKRGAAVIWFILVFQMWYEKWMD from the coding sequence TTGTCTAATAATACTTATTACTCAATGTGTGGCTTTTCCGGATTTATTGACTATACCTGTTCTTTAACAGAGGAAGATATTATTAAAAGTACAAAGACGCTGCGTCACAGAGGCCCGGATGGCTTTGGTTATGAATTTATTTCAACAGATCAATGTCATATCGGTTTGGGGCATACGAGGCTATCAATAATCGACTTAAGCAATAATGCAGGACAACCGATGTGGTACCGGTCCTATTGCATTGTTTTTAATGGGGAGATCTATAATTTTAAAGAGATTAAAGAACGGTTAACTTTAAAAGGCCATGTGTTTAACACGACCAGTGACACAGAAGTTATCTTGCACGCTTATGAGGAATGGGACGCAAACATGTTACATGAATTTATTGGAATGTTTTCCATTGTGATCTATGATAAAGAAAAACATCAATTGTTTATTGCGCGTGACAGAGCTGGAGTAAAACCTTTGTATTATTCTGTTGATGACAAGGGCTTGCTTTTTGGATCCGAGCTAAAAAGCCTCATGAGTCATTCACGGTATGTTAGAGCCATTAATATCGATGCTCTTGCCTTATATTTACAATATGGTTATATACCTGCCCCTCACAGTATTTTTAAAAAAACATACAAACTCAAACCAGGGCATTACATAGAGTATAATATTTCAGATAAAAAGCTCAATGAGAAACAATATTGGAATGTGTATGATTGTTATAATCAACCGGAACTTAAAATTGAATTCGAAGAAGCTAAGAACGAAACAAGACATATTTTAAAAAAAGCTTTTCAGTTGAGAATGGTAAGCGATGTACCCGTTGGTGTTTTTTTAAGCGGCGGCTTTGATAGTACCTGCGTCACAGCTTTATTGCAACATGATTCAACCGAGCGGTTAAAAACTTTTACGATTGGAATGACCGATCAAAATCTTAATGAAGCCCCTTATGCAAAAGAAATAGCGCATTATCTGGGAACGGATCATACCGAAATGTACTGTACTGAACAGGAAGCTCTGAATATCATTCCAGACCTCCCGTTTTATTATGACGAACCTTTTGGAGATAGCAGCGCAATTCCGACTATCTTAGTGAGCAAAATTGCGGCTAAAGATGTTAAAGTAGCCTTATCAGCAGATGGGGGCGACGAGATTTTTGCCGGGTATACCCGGTATATTTATGCAGAAAATAGTATGCGATATGCTATAAAAACTCCCAGTTTCTTAAAGAAAATTGCGAGCAGCGTAATGGACCGACTTCCGCCTGAATATATACCTGGAGGAAATAAGATTGAACGCTTTCCCTTGCGATATAATAAAGCTAAGGAGCTGCTTAAGCTGAAACCGGTGGCGAAGGAAATAATGGATTTTGCAACGAAAAATATAGACTGGGAGAGTACCAAGACCCTTTTTAAAGATGATGTAAGATTGGTGAATACTTTTTTTGACAGTACTGAATTAAAGGGGGAGCGGTTTTCCCTGTTCCCCTATATGATGGCAATGGACTATCAAACTTATTTGGTGGATGATATTTTACAAAAAGTAGACCGTGCAACCATGAGTGTTGGTTTGGAAGGAAGAGAGCCTTTCCTCGATCAGCACATTATAGAATGGGCCGCCCGATTACCCTTAGAGTATAAGTATAAATCTGGAATACAGAAGCATATTCTTAAGGAAATAGCTTATGACCTGGTGCCTAAAGAATTGTTGGATCGGCCTAAATCGGGATTCTCCATTCCCCTTGGTAAATGGATGCATGGTTTTCTTAAAGATAAGGTTGATTATTATTTTTCCGATACGTTTATAAAAAAACAGGGGATTTTTGAGCCAGAGAATTTAAAAGCGCTTTTAAGCGATTTTTATAATAAGCGCAAACGCGGTGCAGCAGTTATCTGGTTTATATTGGTATTTCAAATGTGGTATGAAAAGTGGATGGATTGA
- a CDS encoding glycosyltransferase family 4 protein — translation MENNKKKRRVLHILYGGLGGHASVFFSIVKSDVSSEFQSIALFYGVEEVRSDYLKRCDLMNIPYKVHQKKKGIDLRYYFSVFHSLVKLKPDVIFLHSASLILPVTLYRLIHKRTIIITRDTQAHHLKRKSEWLFFRMALRVTDHFVFLTKDSLDGAKAYFKKADRLFKKATIIPNGVDTDIYAPHKQEIHLRSITIGMQSRLQKIKDHPTLLRAFALVKTKIPEKDFKLRIAGDGSTLEELQNLAKALGIGSDVEFCGMLNEEALVKFMDSLDIYVHATHGETMSNSIMQALACGLPTVGADVWGVNNMIHPYVTGLLFPREDATALSQKIIELVLNNTLRVQLSTEARNYAIAHYSLNRLFNDYRPLFGSNKKQ, via the coding sequence ATGGAAAATAATAAGAAAAAACGCAGGGTTCTCCACATTTTATACGGAGGATTGGGAGGACATGCAAGCGTTTTCTTTTCAATAGTAAAAAGCGATGTTAGCAGCGAATTTCAAAGTATAGCATTATTTTATGGAGTTGAAGAAGTTAGATCCGATTATCTGAAACGATGCGATTTAATGAATATTCCCTATAAAGTCCACCAGAAGAAAAAGGGAATTGATCTTAGGTACTATTTTTCTGTTTTTCATAGCCTTGTTAAATTAAAACCCGATGTTATTTTTCTACACAGCGCCTCATTAATTCTTCCTGTTACTTTATACCGCCTGATTCACAAACGAACCATAATAATAACCAGAGATACACAGGCCCATCATTTAAAGAGAAAATCAGAATGGTTATTTTTTAGAATGGCACTACGTGTTACAGACCATTTTGTTTTCTTAACAAAAGATTCACTGGACGGCGCGAAAGCCTATTTTAAAAAGGCTGATCGCCTTTTTAAAAAGGCAACAATCATTCCTAATGGTGTTGATACCGACATATATGCCCCTCATAAGCAAGAAATACATTTACGATCTATTACGATTGGGATGCAGAGCCGGTTGCAAAAGATCAAAGATCATCCTACTTTGTTGAGGGCTTTTGCATTGGTTAAAACGAAAATACCGGAGAAGGATTTTAAATTGAGAATTGCTGGTGACGGTTCAACATTGGAGGAATTGCAAAACCTGGCAAAAGCATTGGGCATAGGATCAGATGTTGAGTTTTGCGGAATGTTGAATGAAGAAGCATTGGTAAAGTTTATGGACAGTCTGGATATTTACGTGCATGCTACACATGGCGAAACAATGAGCAATTCGATCATGCAGGCGCTGGCATGTGGGTTACCTACGGTTGGTGCGGATGTATGGGGAGTGAACAATATGATTCATCCATATGTTACAGGATTGTTGTTTCCTCGGGAGGATGCGACGGCCCTGAGCCAAAAAATCATAGAGCTTGTTTTAAATAATACCCTTCGGGTTCAATTATCAACAGAAGCCAGAAACTATGCAATAGCACACTATTCGCTTAACAGGTTATTTAATGACTATCGACCTTTATTTGGATCGAATAAAAAGCAGTAA